From a single Planococcus shenhongbingii genomic region:
- a CDS encoding DsbA family oxidoreductase: MKIEIWSDYVCPFCYIGKRTLEQALKKSGYESQAEISFKAYQLDPNTPLNSTVSTHEHLAKKMGRTIDQAKEMTNGVAEHARTVGLEYNFDEMVEANTFAAHRLVKWAEGLGKDAELTEQLLHTYFIEAKNVGNHEVLLTTAEKVGLPREEAQEMLASDRFTAEVQSDIAEAHQIGVQGVPFFVINRKYAISGAQPLEAFVDSLIQIGEEEGIRPALKPKGRKQTTYCTGDSCDG; encoded by the coding sequence ATGAAAATAGAGATTTGGTCAGATTATGTGTGCCCATTTTGTTACATAGGCAAACGAACACTGGAACAGGCGTTAAAAAAATCAGGATATGAAAGCCAAGCGGAAATTTCATTCAAAGCCTATCAGTTGGATCCGAATACACCGCTCAACTCGACGGTTTCAACACATGAGCATCTAGCAAAAAAGATGGGGCGGACAATAGACCAGGCAAAAGAAATGACCAATGGCGTTGCAGAGCATGCGCGTACAGTAGGTCTTGAATATAATTTTGATGAAATGGTGGAAGCCAATACATTTGCAGCTCATCGTCTGGTGAAATGGGCGGAAGGTTTAGGGAAAGATGCAGAGCTGACAGAACAGTTGCTGCACACATATTTTATCGAAGCGAAAAACGTCGGGAATCATGAAGTTTTATTGACCACTGCTGAAAAAGTAGGCCTGCCGCGGGAAGAAGCGCAAGAAATGCTTGCTTCTGATCGCTTTACAGCTGAAGTGCAGTCAGATATTGCTGAAGCGCATCAAATTGGCGTCCAAGGTGTTCCTTTTTTTGTTATTAATCGAAAATATGCAATTTCCGGTGCCCAGCCGTTGGAGGCGTTTGTCGATTCGCTTATTCAAATTGGTGAAGAAGAAGGCATCCGGCCGGCTCTTAAACCGAAGGGAAGAAAGCAAACCACTTATTGTACGGGAGATTCTTGTGATGGATGA
- a CDS encoding FMN-dependent NADH-azoreductase, which translates to MNVLVVKANNRPASEGVSSKMHEVFMNEIGTDLDIKTFDVFKEDMPYFGQDFFDAMQKSAQAEPMSETEQRILTASAKAMDAFMEADVVVFAFPLWNMTIPAALQTFIDYIYRAGVTFKYTEEGPVGLVPEKKVIILNARGGVYSTPEMAPAEMSVTYVRNIMNFFGIQDIKEVIIEGHALDPNAAPAIIEEGLERVKQAAHSLQGIKA; encoded by the coding sequence ATGAATGTATTAGTCGTAAAAGCCAATAATCGACCAGCTTCCGAAGGGGTTTCAAGCAAAATGCATGAGGTATTCATGAATGAAATCGGAACTGATTTAGACATAAAAACATTTGACGTGTTCAAAGAAGATATGCCTTATTTCGGGCAAGACTTTTTTGATGCCATGCAGAAATCGGCTCAAGCTGAACCGATGTCTGAAACAGAGCAACGCATCTTAACGGCCTCTGCTAAAGCAATGGACGCATTCATGGAAGCAGACGTAGTCGTATTTGCTTTCCCGTTATGGAATATGACAATCCCTGCAGCTCTTCAAACGTTCATTGATTATATTTACCGTGCGGGTGTAACATTCAAATACACTGAAGAAGGCCCGGTAGGACTTGTTCCAGAGAAGAAAGTTATTATCCTGAATGCACGCGGCGGCGTCTATTCCACTCCGGAAATGGCTCCTGCTGAAATGAGCGTTACGTATGTCCGCAATATCATGAACTTCTTTGGTATCCAGGATATCAAAGAAGTAATCATTGAAGGCCATGCTCTAGATCCAAATGCAGCACCAGCCATCATTGAAGAAGGCTTGGAGCGCGTAAAACAAGCTGCCCATTCACTTCAAGGCATTAAAGCTTAA